GCGCTCATGGTGGATGCCGCCCGCCGGCTGGAACGGGGCGGCGCGGATGTCCTCCTCATCTGCAGCAACACCATGCACCGCATGGCGGGCGAGGTGGCGGGCGCGGTCGGCGTGCCTCTGCTCCATATTGCCGATCCCACCGCCGCGCGCGTCAAGGCCGCCGGCCTGACGCGCGTCGGCCTGCTGGGCACCGCCTTCACCATGGAACAGGACTTCTACAAGGGCCGCCTTGCCGCCCGCCACGGGCTCGACGTGCTGGTGCCGGAGGCGGAGGATCGGGCGGTGGTCCACCGCATCATCTATGAGGAACTGGTGCAGGGCCGCATCGAGGCGGCTTCGCGGGAGGCCTACCGGGCCGTCATTGCCCGCCTCGTCGCTCGGGGTGCGGAGGCGGTGATCCTCGGCTGCACGGAGATCATGCTGCTGGTGAAACCGGAGGACAGCACCGTGCCGCTGTTCGACACGACGGCGCTTCACGCGGAGGCGGCGGTGGCGTTTGCGCTGGGGTGAGGTGCGGGCTCTGCGGCCCCGGCCGTTCTACCCCCCCTCCCAACCCTCCCCCACAAGGGGGGAGGGCTCTGGGGTCCGTCCGTTAACCCCCTCCCCCCTTGTGGGGGAGGGATGGGGAGGGGGGTACACGCGGCCTCCGCAAAAGCGCCCCCTCCATTGATCCTCACCCCTTCAGCCGCTCCGCGTGCCAGGCGATGTGGTCCGGCATGAAGGTGGAGATGAAGTAATAGGAGTGGTCATAGCCCTCGCGCATGTGGAGCGTGAGGGGGATGCCCGCCTCCTGGCAGGCGACTTCCAGCAGGCCGGGCCGCAGCCCGGTGGTGAGGAAGGGGTCCGCCGATCCCTGATCCACGAGAAAGCCGGGAAAGCGCGCGCCGTCCGCGATCAAGGCGGTGGCGTCATAGGCCCGCCACGCGGCGGGATCGGCCCCGAGATATTTCTCGAACGCCGGCTGCGACCAGCCTGCCGTCGCGGGCTGGACGATGGGGGCGAAGGCCGAGCAGCTCCGGTAGCGGTCCGGGTTCTTCAGCGCCAGCGTGAGCGCGCCGTGGCCGCCCATGGAATGGCCGAAGATGCCCTGCCGCGCCATGTCCGCCGGGAAGTGTCTGGCCACCAGCGCGGGCAGTTCGTCGCGCACATAGCTCGCCATGCGGTAGTTGGCGGCGTAAGGCGCCTGCGTGGCATCCACATAGAAGCCGGCGCCGCAGCCGAACTGCCAGTTGTCCGGCTCGTCCGGCACGCCGGGG
The Azorhizobium caulinodans ORS 571 genome window above contains:
- a CDS encoding aspartate/glutamate racemase family protein, which translates into the protein MAQKVIGLIGGLSWESSAEYYRLINEAVRARLGGVASARCLMWSFDFAEVEALQAAGDWDAATALMVDAARRLERGGADVLLICSNTMHRMAGEVAGAVGVPLLHIADPTAARVKAAGLTRVGLLGTAFTMEQDFYKGRLAARHGLDVLVPEAEDRAVVHRIIYEELVQGRIEAASREAYRAVIARLVARGAEAVILGCTEIMLLVKPEDSTVPLFDTTALHAEAAVAFALG
- the fghA gene encoding S-formylglutathione hydrolase, which gives rise to METLSTAKSHGGVQGVYRHVSEATGTEMTFAVFVPPQAARGPVPVLWYLSGLTCTHANVMEKGEYRAAAAAHGLMIVCPDTSPRGPGVPDEPDNWQFGCGAGFYVDATQAPYAANYRMASYVRDELPALVARHFPADMARQGIFGHSMGGHGALTLALKNPDRYRSCSAFAPIVQPATAGWSQPAFEKYLGADPAAWRAYDATALIADGARFPGFLVDQGSADPFLTTGLRPGLLEVACQEAGIPLTLHMREGYDHSYYFISTFMPDHIAWHAERLKG